The following are from one region of the bacterium genome:
- the aceB gene encoding malate synthase A → MRASTATGGAEVRAPIGDRFPEVLTREAVEFVLALHREFDERRRALLARRAERCAEIAAGRLPDFLPETRAIREAAWSVAPVPRDLEDRRVEITGPADRKMIINALNSGASTFMADFEDANAPTWDNVIDGHVNIMDAVRRTIAYTGPDGKAYRLGEETATLIVRPRGWHLPETHVYFDGRPASGSLVDFGLYVFHNAQALLDRGTGPYFYLPKLESHLEARLWNDVFAFAEEALRIPRASIRATVLVEHILVAFEMEEILYELRDRSAGLNAGRWDYIYSIIKTFRERPEFVLPDRSQVTMTVPFMRAYTELLVSTCHRRGAYAVGGMAAYIPTRRNSEVNRQALAKVRDDKIREATDGFDGTWVAHPGLVDEAMRAFDGVLAGRRQQLARTRDDVRVAARDLLDVRVPGGTITDAGLRTNVRVGIEYLESWLRGTGAAALYNLMEDAATAEIARSQIWQWVRHSAHLDDGRPVAARLVRAVADDELQRIRQYLGHAFDLRRFGEARAIFERVALTDPFVEFLTIPAYEHLA, encoded by the coding sequence ATGAGAGCCTCGACGGCGACCGGTGGAGCCGAAGTACGCGCGCCGATTGGTGACCGGTTTCCCGAAGTCCTGACGCGCGAAGCCGTGGAGTTCGTCCTCGCGCTGCACCGCGAGTTCGACGAACGCCGCCGCGCGCTGCTCGCCAGGCGCGCTGAGCGCTGTGCGGAGATCGCCGCCGGACGCCTTCCGGATTTTCTCCCTGAGACGCGCGCGATCCGAGAGGCCGCGTGGAGCGTGGCTCCCGTACCGCGCGATCTCGAGGACCGCCGGGTCGAGATCACCGGGCCGGCCGATCGGAAGATGATCATCAACGCCCTCAACTCGGGGGCGAGCACCTTTATGGCGGACTTCGAGGACGCCAACGCCCCGACGTGGGACAACGTCATCGACGGTCACGTAAACATCATGGACGCCGTCCGCCGGACGATCGCCTACACCGGGCCGGACGGCAAAGCGTACCGGCTCGGCGAAGAGACCGCCACGCTGATCGTGCGGCCGCGCGGCTGGCACCTGCCGGAGACCCACGTGTACTTCGACGGACGGCCGGCTTCCGGCAGCCTGGTCGACTTCGGTCTGTATGTGTTTCACAACGCCCAGGCGCTGCTCGATCGCGGCACCGGCCCGTACTTCTACCTGCCCAAACTGGAGAGTCATCTCGAGGCGCGGCTCTGGAACGACGTCTTTGCGTTCGCCGAGGAGGCGCTCAGGATTCCGCGAGCGAGTATCCGAGCCACGGTGCTGGTCGAGCATATTCTCGTCGCGTTCGAGATGGAAGAGATCTTGTACGAACTCCGCGACCGCTCGGCGGGGCTCAACGCCGGCCGGTGGGACTACATTTACAGCATCATCAAGACGTTCCGCGAGCGGCCGGAGTTCGTGCTGCCCGACCGGTCGCAGGTCACGATGACCGTGCCGTTCATGCGCGCGTACACCGAGCTGCTGGTCAGCACCTGCCATCGCCGCGGCGCGTACGCGGTCGGCGGGATGGCGGCGTACATTCCGACGCGCCGCAATTCCGAGGTCAATCGCCAGGCGCTCGCCAAGGTCCGCGACGACAAGATCCGCGAGGCGACGGACGGGTTCGACGGCACGTGGGTGGCGCACCCCGGGCTCGTGGACGAGGCGATGCGCGCGTTCGACGGCGTGCTCGCGGGGCGCCGGCAGCAGCTTGCGCGGACGCGGGACGACGTGCGCGTTGCAGCGCGCGACCTGCTCGACGTGCGCGTGCCGGGCGGAACGATCACGGACGCCGGCCTGCGGACGAACGTACGGGTCGGCATCGAGTATCTCGAATCATGGCTGCGCGGCACGGGCGCCGCGGCGCTGTACAATCTGATGGAGGACGCCGCCACCGCCGAAATCGCGAGATCGCAGATCTGGCAGTGGGTCCGCCACAGCGCGCACCTAGACGACGGCCGGCCCGTGGCCGCGCGCCTCGTGCGGGCGGTGGCCGACGACGAACTGCAACGGATCCGGCAGTATCTCGGCCACGCGTTCGACCTCCGCCGCTTCGGGGAGGCGCGGGCGATCTTCGAGCGTGTCGCCCTCACCGACCCGTTCGTGGAGTTTCTGACGATTCCGGCGTACGAGCATCTCGCGTGA
- the aceA gene encoding isocitrate lyase has protein sequence MVNEVSTRIDEQAAILARRWAADRRWGGIRRPYDARDVVRLRGSVDVQYSLAAAGAARLWHLLHTEEYVPALGALTGNQAVQIVRAGVRAIYLSGWQVAADNNLAGEMYPDLSLYPATSAPSLVRQINNALRRADQIEWAEGRLRRDWLAPIVADAEAGFGGPLNAFELMKQMIEAGAAGVHFEDQLASEKKCGHMGGKVLVPTAQFVRTLTAARLAADVFGVPAVLIARTDALGATLLTSDIDPEDGRFLTGERTPEGYHIVTPGLDAAIARSRAYAPYADLLWFETARPDLAEARRFAEAVHRDFPGKLLAYNCSPSFNWKRHLDDATIASFQRELATMGYKFQFITLAGFHALNASMFELARGYAEAGMPAFVQLQDHEFTLERHGYTATRHQREVGAGYFDAVSEVIAGGASSTLALRGSTEEEQFSADDAAAAEATVEAGEE, from the coding sequence ATGGTGAACGAGGTCAGCACGCGGATCGACGAACAGGCGGCGATTCTGGCGCGACGTTGGGCCGCCGACCGCCGGTGGGGGGGCATCCGCCGGCCGTATGACGCCCGCGACGTGGTCCGCCTGCGCGGCTCGGTGGACGTGCAGTACAGTCTTGCCGCAGCGGGCGCGGCGCGCCTGTGGCACCTTCTCCACACCGAGGAGTACGTGCCGGCGCTCGGTGCGTTGACCGGCAACCAGGCGGTGCAGATCGTCCGAGCCGGCGTGCGGGCGATCTATTTGAGCGGCTGGCAGGTGGCCGCCGACAACAATTTGGCCGGCGAGATGTATCCCGACCTCAGCCTCTATCCGGCGACCAGCGCGCCGTCCCTCGTGCGGCAGATCAACAACGCCCTGCGCCGCGCTGATCAAATCGAGTGGGCGGAGGGTCGGCTGCGCCGCGATTGGCTGGCGCCGATCGTCGCCGACGCAGAGGCCGGCTTCGGCGGGCCGCTCAATGCCTTCGAGCTGATGAAACAGATGATCGAGGCCGGCGCCGCCGGCGTGCACTTCGAAGACCAGCTCGCTTCTGAGAAGAAATGCGGCCACATGGGCGGCAAAGTGCTCGTGCCCACAGCCCAATTCGTGCGGACCCTCACCGCGGCGCGTCTCGCCGCTGACGTGTTCGGCGTGCCGGCTGTGCTGATCGCGCGGACCGACGCGTTGGGCGCGACCCTGCTCACGAGCGACATCGATCCAGAGGACGGACGGTTCCTCACGGGCGAACGGACGCCGGAGGGCTACCACATCGTGACCCCCGGCCTCGACGCGGCAATCGCGCGGTCGCGAGCCTACGCGCCGTACGCCGATCTGTTGTGGTTCGAGACGGCCCGGCCGGACCTCGCGGAGGCCCGCCGGTTCGCCGAGGCGGTGCACCGCGACTTCCCGGGCAAGCTCCTCGCCTACAACTGCTCGCCTTCCTTCAACTGGAAGCGTCATCTCGACGACGCGACGATCGCCAGCTTCCAGCGCGAGCTCGCGACGATGGGCTACAAGTTTCAGTTCATCACGCTCGCGGGATTCCACGCGCTCAACGCGTCGATGTTCGAGCTGGCGCGCGGATACGCCGAGGCGGGCATGCCCGCATTCGTGCAGCTGCAGGACCACGAGTTTACGCTGGAGCGGCACGGCTACACTGCGACGCGCCACCAGCGCGAAGTCGGCGCTGGCTACTTCGACGCGGTGTCCGAAGTGATCGCGGGCGGGGCCAGTTCGACGCTTGCGCTGCGCGGGTCGACGGAAGAGGAGCAGTTCTCGGCCGACGATGCCGCCGCAGCGGAGGCCACGGTCGAGGCTGGCGAGGAGTAG
- a CDS encoding mandelate racemase/muconate lactonizing enzyme family protein, whose amino-acid sequence MRVTDIETLSCDAGWRNYHFVKLTTDAGIVGWSEFDEWYGSPGVTTVIEHLAGRVKGQPVMAHERIHAELYAATRMANRGVVGEGIGAIENALLDAKAKALQVPCYQLLGGKLRDRVRLYWSHCATWHILHPRFYPPAITNLEGTEATAEQVRARRFTALKTNMFIYEQGSVRGWHPGFAHPFVPELTVDKTVRRNLRAHLEALRSGAGPDIEILLDLNFNAKTAGYLEILSDVADLDLSWVEIDTYSPKALAYIRARSAHPVASCETLFGLRDFLPYFHEHAMDIAIVDAVWNGAWQTMKISAAAEAYETNVALHNFYGHLSTMINGHIGAAIPNLHILEYDGDRLSWDAELFTHVPEIDDGHLIVPDRPGWGTEPNEDAIRRRPPQARSGTMTIST is encoded by the coding sequence ATGAGAGTTACCGATATCGAGACACTCTCTTGCGATGCGGGGTGGAGAAACTACCACTTCGTCAAACTGACCACGGACGCGGGGATCGTAGGCTGGAGCGAATTCGATGAGTGGTACGGGTCTCCGGGCGTCACAACTGTCATCGAACATCTCGCCGGGCGCGTAAAGGGACAGCCCGTCATGGCCCACGAGCGAATTCATGCCGAGCTCTACGCCGCTACCCGGATGGCGAATCGGGGCGTCGTGGGTGAGGGCATCGGGGCCATCGAGAACGCTCTATTAGATGCAAAAGCAAAAGCGTTACAGGTGCCCTGCTATCAGCTCCTGGGTGGCAAGCTGCGCGACCGCGTCCGCCTCTATTGGTCACACTGCGCGACGTGGCACATTCTGCATCCGCGATTCTACCCGCCGGCGATCACAAACTTAGAGGGTACCGAAGCCACCGCGGAGCAAGTCCGAGCGCGGCGCTTCACCGCATTGAAAACGAATATGTTCATATACGAGCAGGGGTCGGTCCGCGGCTGGCATCCCGGATTTGCGCACCCGTTCGTGCCCGAACTCACCGTAGACAAGACGGTAAGGCGAAATCTGCGAGCCCATCTGGAGGCCCTTCGGTCCGGTGCCGGACCGGACATTGAAATCCTGCTCGACCTCAACTTCAATGCAAAAACTGCAGGTTATCTCGAGATCCTCAGCGATGTTGCGGATCTCGATCTATCGTGGGTCGAAATTGATACCTACAGCCCCAAAGCGCTTGCGTATATCCGCGCTCGCAGTGCCCACCCTGTGGCGTCCTGTGAGACGCTGTTCGGACTTCGTGACTTTCTGCCGTACTTCCACGAACACGCGATGGACATCGCTATCGTCGACGCGGTGTGGAACGGAGCATGGCAGACGATGAAGATTTCGGCTGCCGCCGAGGCGTACGAAACGAATGTGGCGCTGCACAACTTCTACGGTCACTTGAGCACCATGATCAACGGTCACATCGGCGCAGCTATCCCGAATCTCCACATCCTTGAGTATGACGGCGATCGACTGTCGTGGGATGCGGAGCTGTTCACACATGTGCCGGAAATCGACGACGGCCACCTCATCGTCCCGGATAGGCCGGGGTGGGGCACCGAGCCGAACGAAGACGCGATCCGACGTCGTCCACCCCAAGCGCGGTCCGGCACGATGACCATCAGCACCTAG
- a CDS encoding urocanate hydratase, giving the protein MTLSRQITVQTGARLRCKGWRQESILRLLENNLVNAERPEDLVVYGGGSKAARDWESLDKIVRSLHCLETCETLVIQSGKPIGIFETGENAPLVIMSNGTTITATQEEIANLRRRNLTIHPGMTAAAWQYIGSQGIIQGTYETFMAAARRFFGGSLVGRTILTAGSGGMGGAQPLAGVLAGAAILVADVRLDRLARRAREGYLERLAPTVPEAVRLWMLAARERRAASIGVAANIVDVLEHFERHSIVPNIATDQTTPDPLLGYVPAGISGEECDRLAWTDPGKLIDLAGATLARHVQGLLALMRKGTVVFEYGNGLRERALANGVANAFDIPGFVDLFIRPMFCEGIGPFRFIAIEGHPDTIFRIDEALMEMFRDVPRITEWLTKASRVKFTGLPARVCWLGHGERTEAALAVNDLIEKGDIAGPVALTRDHLDSGSVTCRFRETENMRDGSDCIADWPILNGLLDAIAGADLVAIHEAYGRSLNAGPTVIADGTAHARERIRRVMHADTGLGVLRHADAGYETAIAARNRHQLGLDVRLARHDDTPTTPQ; this is encoded by the coding sequence ATGACTCTGTCGCGGCAGATTACGGTCCAGACCGGCGCTCGGCTCCGCTGCAAAGGGTGGCGGCAAGAATCCATCCTGCGTTTGCTCGAGAACAACCTCGTAAACGCCGAACGTCCCGAGGATCTCGTCGTGTACGGGGGTGGATCCAAGGCTGCACGGGACTGGGAGAGTCTCGATAAGATCGTACGCTCTCTCCACTGCCTGGAGACCTGCGAGACACTCGTCATTCAGTCCGGGAAACCCATTGGCATTTTTGAGACGGGGGAGAACGCCCCTCTCGTTATCATGTCAAACGGGACAACCATTACTGCGACCCAGGAGGAGATAGCGAACTTACGGCGACGTAATCTCACGATTCACCCGGGCATGACCGCGGCCGCATGGCAGTACATCGGCAGCCAGGGGATCATCCAGGGCACGTACGAGACCTTTATGGCCGCTGCGCGGCGATTCTTTGGTGGGAGCCTGGTGGGCCGAACTATTCTCACGGCAGGCTCGGGTGGCATGGGCGGTGCTCAACCTCTGGCCGGCGTACTGGCAGGCGCTGCAATTCTCGTCGCAGACGTTCGCCTCGATCGTTTGGCCCGCCGCGCGCGAGAAGGGTATCTCGAGCGACTCGCGCCGACGGTGCCGGAAGCTGTTCGCCTGTGGATGTTGGCTGCCCGGGAGCGTAGAGCTGCCTCGATCGGCGTCGCTGCCAACATCGTGGACGTGCTGGAGCATTTCGAGCGTCACAGCATCGTTCCGAACATCGCCACGGATCAGACGACACCGGATCCATTGTTGGGCTATGTCCCTGCCGGCATCAGCGGGGAAGAGTGTGATCGTCTCGCATGGACGGATCCCGGGAAATTGATCGACCTAGCGGGAGCGACGCTGGCTCGGCACGTTCAGGGCTTGTTGGCACTAATGCGCAAAGGGACGGTCGTGTTTGAGTACGGCAACGGCTTGCGCGAGCGCGCTCTGGCCAACGGGGTTGCGAACGCGTTTGATATCCCCGGATTCGTTGATCTGTTCATTCGCCCCATGTTCTGCGAAGGGATCGGCCCGTTCCGTTTCATCGCGATCGAAGGCCATCCCGACACAATCTTCCGAATCGACGAAGCGTTGATGGAGATGTTTCGGGACGTGCCGCGGATTACGGAGTGGCTCACGAAGGCATCCCGTGTCAAGTTCACAGGGTTGCCCGCTCGAGTCTGCTGGCTTGGGCACGGAGAGCGCACGGAAGCCGCGCTGGCCGTGAACGATCTCATCGAAAAGGGGGACATCGCCGGCCCAGTGGCGTTGACTCGAGATCATCTGGACTCTGGAAGTGTCACGTGCCGCTTTCGTGAGACGGAGAACATGCGGGATGGTAGCGATTGCATCGCCGATTGGCCGATTCTGAACGGTCTGCTGGACGCCATCGCGGGAGCCGATCTCGTCGCGATACACGAGGCCTACGGACGTTCGCTAAACGCGGGCCCCACGGTCATCGCGGATGGAACGGCGCACGCTCGGGAGCGCATCCGACGCGTGATGCACGCAGATACGGGGCTCGGCGTGCTCCGCCATGCCGATGCGGGGTACGAGACCGCCATTGCCGCCCGGAATCGGCATCAGCTTGGGCTCGACGTACGATTGGCCAGACATGACGACACGCCCACGACTCCGCAGTGA
- a CDS encoding DUF917 family protein has protein sequence MRTLTTGDVEAAVYGGLVLGAGGGGLEEGLRQAQMVLEFGQPRLADLDDFEDGDLAIVTTGVGAPGGHTSSVFPRDRLRAFELIRAAIAQREDTRNGRLVGTVMGHPSARVATSWLHAALDPNIVVLDCATNGRGHPSVRMGGMGLASRLDVAIFQAAVGGTLADRGRMELVVWGPLALTSDVVRRASDVLGGGISACRGPVSIGFLRTAAAVGSVSMSIHLGRAMIAALGRGPDAFIDAIVSTLNANVVLAGLVTEQTVRLRGAYDVGCVVVADGGHVAELGVVNEFLTLDVDGIRMSSFPDLIVLLSQKDGMPIGITALKRGDPVIIVTVPHASIPLGAGVWDVQAYRGVEELLDRELVPPACRRDSAADGHAEGTESARRS, from the coding sequence GTGAGAACGCTAACGACTGGAGATGTTGAGGCTGCCGTGTACGGGGGCCTCGTGTTGGGGGCCGGAGGGGGAGGCCTCGAGGAGGGCCTACGGCAGGCTCAAATGGTGCTTGAGTTTGGCCAGCCAAGGCTGGCGGATCTGGATGATTTCGAGGACGGCGACTTGGCGATCGTGACGACCGGCGTTGGTGCTCCCGGAGGGCACACAAGCAGTGTCTTTCCGAGGGACCGGCTGCGCGCCTTCGAGTTGATCCGCGCGGCCATCGCCCAACGCGAGGACACCCGAAACGGGAGACTCGTCGGCACAGTGATGGGGCACCCGAGTGCGCGTGTGGCGACGTCGTGGCTGCACGCTGCGCTTGACCCGAACATTGTGGTACTCGATTGCGCGACGAACGGTCGCGGCCACCCGTCCGTGCGGATGGGCGGAATGGGATTGGCTTCGCGCCTCGACGTTGCGATCTTCCAAGCGGCAGTGGGCGGCACCCTCGCTGACCGCGGTCGCATGGAATTGGTGGTCTGGGGGCCGCTTGCGTTGACGTCCGATGTCGTCAGACGCGCTTCCGATGTGCTGGGCGGAGGCATCTCCGCGTGTCGAGGTCCGGTTTCAATTGGCTTCTTGCGCACGGCCGCAGCCGTCGGTTCGGTCAGCATGAGCATTCATCTTGGCCGAGCGATGATCGCCGCGCTCGGTCGGGGACCCGACGCGTTCATTGACGCGATCGTGTCGACGCTGAACGCGAACGTTGTGCTGGCGGGATTGGTGACGGAGCAGACCGTTCGCCTCCGGGGAGCGTACGACGTCGGTTGCGTCGTGGTGGCGGACGGCGGCCACGTCGCAGAGCTTGGCGTGGTGAACGAGTTCCTCACGCTCGATGTCGACGGAATTCGAATGTCGTCCTTCCCCGACCTGATCGTGCTTCTATCGCAGAAGGACGGTATGCCCATCGGCATTACTGCGTTGAAGCGCGGGGACCCGGTGATTATTGTCACCGTCCCGCATGCTTCGATACCACTTGGCGCGGGCGTGTGGGACGTACAAGCCTACCGAGGGGTGGAGGAACTGCTCGATCGCGAGTTGGTTCCTCCCGCATGTCGACGAGATTCGGCGGCGGATGGTCACGCAGAAGGCACAGAAAGCGCTCGCCGATCTTAG